In a single window of the Catalinimonas alkaloidigena genome:
- a CDS encoding malectin domain-containing carbohydrate-binding protein → MRQDISLNEGWQTVANDTNQEAYAGFEEISYITRDWEQIEVPHNWDGYEGYRRKLHGNRHGYAWYRKRFTVAPQKEGQRYFLFFEGVGSYATVWLNGQRVGYHAGGRTTFTLDVTDAISLEGENVLAVRADHPAFIEDLPWVCGGCSDERGFSEGSQPMGIFRPVHLIVTDPVRIEPFGVHVWNDTTVSAQAAQLHLTTELKNYGSKAKAVQLKSRLLDRDGKLVFEVTTKHKLRPGGIDTIAHQPPVIANPHLWSVDDPYLYTLVSEVVAKGNVIDRTETPYGIRWISWPIYPVDGSQQFYLNGKPVFIHGIAEYEHLLGQSHAFTAEEVRARALQMKNLGFNSFRDAHQPHNLDYQTYWDSLGVLWWTQLSAHIWYDTPEFRENFKTLLKDWVKERRNSPSVVLWGLQNESHLPADFARECTELIRQLDPTTSSQRLVTTCNGGEGTDWDVPQNWTGTYGGDPTTYNEDVKRQVLIGEYGAWRTLDLHTEGPFDQNGIYSEDRMTQLMEMKVRLAESVRDSASGHYFWLFSSHDNPGRVQAGEGYRELDRIGPVNYKGLMTPWEEPLDVYHMFRSNYATEPMVYLVSHTWPDRWTEPGMKDSLVVYSNCDEVELFNDVGGASLGKKKRNGIGTHFQWDGLEVQYNVLEAVGYVDGKEVARDRIVLRHLPPAPHFEQLYQDATPLTDAELGWRYLYRVNCGGPTYVDTYENQWQADRAWTDNDAWGSLSWTNQFPGMPAYFASQRRTYDPIRGTRDWELFQTFRYGRDQLRYRFPVPDGEYRVELYFTEPWLGTGGGQDCTGWRLFDVAVNGTTVLKDLDLWKEAGHDGALKKVVTAQVTGGQLEVSFPNVAAGQAVISGIAIATENPDIEPAPAAPNWIGKLTTPGWSAQTWLDAGQAPYAGSDVTFLNVPPDLYGSEWLQKTSTADAEATVQFAVTTESEVHVALDTILQRPDWMSSYEDLNTCIDLSDGRRFHVYRKRFPKGSTVTLGAPDGATDFLVIVQQTSTIDPPYDLKESTQYKAFEAELIGEGISKKIFSDNERAIYNRASGDTLAWHINVGVADIYSLEVKYHNPHEATGTGRLEVRSADGSLMKAEDVEFTETRPGKWNYINTTTGSMINAGDYTVLLISTTAAGVLVDALSVK, encoded by the coding sequence GTGCGCCAGGACATTTCGCTGAACGAAGGGTGGCAGACGGTAGCGAACGATACGAACCAGGAAGCGTACGCGGGGTTTGAGGAAATCAGCTATATCACGCGCGATTGGGAGCAAATTGAGGTGCCGCACAACTGGGACGGTTACGAAGGCTACCGCCGGAAACTGCACGGCAACCGCCACGGCTACGCCTGGTACCGGAAGCGCTTCACCGTTGCGCCTCAAAAAGAAGGGCAGCGCTACTTTCTCTTTTTTGAGGGTGTAGGGTCGTACGCGACGGTCTGGCTGAACGGCCAACGGGTAGGCTACCATGCGGGAGGACGCACGACGTTTACGCTGGATGTGACCGACGCCATTTCGCTGGAAGGGGAGAACGTGTTGGCGGTACGGGCCGACCATCCGGCGTTCATTGAGGACTTGCCGTGGGTCTGCGGGGGCTGTTCTGACGAGCGGGGCTTTTCGGAAGGTTCTCAACCGATGGGGATTTTCCGGCCGGTACACCTAATCGTTACCGACCCCGTGCGGATCGAACCGTTCGGCGTACACGTCTGGAACGACACGACCGTCTCCGCACAAGCGGCGCAGTTGCACCTGACCACCGAACTCAAAAACTACGGCTCAAAAGCGAAGGCTGTGCAACTCAAGAGTCGCTTGCTAGACCGCGACGGGAAATTAGTTTTTGAGGTCACCACGAAACACAAACTCCGGCCGGGAGGGATCGACACCATCGCCCATCAGCCGCCGGTGATTGCAAATCCGCATTTGTGGTCGGTCGACGATCCGTACCTCTACACGCTCGTGTCGGAAGTGGTGGCAAAAGGCAATGTGATTGACCGGACGGAGACGCCCTACGGCATCCGGTGGATCAGCTGGCCCATCTACCCGGTGGACGGCTCGCAACAATTTTACCTGAACGGGAAACCGGTCTTTATCCACGGCATCGCGGAGTACGAACACCTCCTCGGGCAAAGCCATGCCTTTACGGCGGAAGAAGTGCGGGCGCGCGCCTTGCAGATGAAAAACCTGGGCTTTAATTCGTTTCGGGATGCCCACCAGCCCCATAACCTCGACTACCAGACCTACTGGGATTCGCTCGGTGTATTGTGGTGGACGCAGCTTTCGGCGCACATCTGGTACGACACACCCGAGTTTCGGGAGAACTTCAAAACCCTCCTGAAAGATTGGGTGAAGGAACGGCGCAACAGCCCGTCGGTGGTGTTGTGGGGCTTGCAGAACGAGAGCCACCTTCCGGCCGATTTTGCGCGGGAGTGTACCGAACTGATCCGTCAACTGGACCCGACCACCTCGTCACAACGGCTGGTGACGACCTGTAACGGCGGCGAAGGCACCGACTGGGACGTGCCGCAAAACTGGACGGGCACCTACGGCGGCGACCCGACGACATACAACGAAGACGTAAAACGGCAGGTCCTGATTGGGGAATACGGCGCGTGGCGGACGCTCGATCTGCACACGGAAGGCCCGTTCGATCAGAACGGAATCTACAGCGAAGACCGGATGACGCAACTGATGGAGATGAAAGTCCGCCTCGCTGAATCGGTGCGCGACAGTGCGTCCGGGCATTACTTCTGGCTCTTCTCGTCGCACGACAACCCCGGTCGCGTGCAGGCGGGCGAAGGCTACCGCGAACTGGACCGGATCGGGCCGGTCAACTACAAAGGGCTGATGACGCCCTGGGAGGAGCCGCTCGACGTCTACCACATGTTTCGCTCCAACTACGCCACCGAGCCGATGGTCTACCTCGTGTCGCACACGTGGCCGGACCGCTGGACCGAACCGGGCATGAAAGACAGCCTTGTCGTCTATTCCAACTGCGACGAAGTCGAACTCTTCAACGATGTGGGCGGGGCGTCGCTCGGGAAAAAGAAACGGAATGGCATTGGGACGCACTTTCAATGGGATGGCCTAGAGGTGCAATACAATGTACTGGAAGCTGTGGGCTACGTGGACGGCAAGGAAGTGGCACGCGACCGGATCGTGTTGCGCCATCTGCCACCCGCTCCTCATTTCGAGCAACTTTACCAAGATGCTACGCCGCTCACGGACGCAGAACTAGGGTGGCGTTACCTCTACCGGGTCAACTGCGGCGGCCCCACGTACGTGGATACATACGAAAACCAATGGCAGGCCGACCGCGCCTGGACCGATAATGACGCCTGGGGTTCCCTGTCCTGGACGAACCAGTTTCCGGGAATGCCCGCTTATTTCGCCAGCCAGCGCCGGACGTACGATCCCATCCGGGGCACGCGCGACTGGGAGTTGTTCCAGACTTTTCGCTACGGACGCGATCAATTGCGTTACCGCTTTCCGGTGCCCGACGGCGAGTACCGGGTCGAACTTTACTTCACGGAGCCCTGGCTGGGCACGGGCGGCGGGCAGGACTGCACCGGCTGGCGGCTGTTCGACGTGGCGGTGAATGGAACCACGGTTTTGAAAGACCTGGACCTCTGGAAGGAAGCGGGCCACGACGGAGCCCTCAAAAAAGTGGTGACGGCGCAGGTGACCGGCGGGCAACTGGAAGTCTCCTTTCCCAACGTGGCGGCCGGGCAGGCGGTGATTTCGGGCATCGCCATCGCCACCGAAAATCCGGATATCGAACCCGCCCCGGCCGCCCCGAACTGGATCGGAAAGCTCACCACCCCCGGCTGGTCGGCGCAGACCTGGCTGGATGCGGGACAAGCGCCTTACGCGGGTAGTGACGTCACGTTCCTGAATGTACCGCCCGATCTGTACGGCTCAGAATGGTTGCAGAAAACCTCCACTGCCGATGCGGAAGCGACGGTGCAGTTTGCGGTGACGACCGAATCGGAAGTGCACGTCGCCCTCGATACGATCCTCCAACGACCGGACTGGATGTCGTCTTACGAAGACCTGAATACATGCATCGACCTGAGCGACGGGCGGCGGTTCCACGTCTACCGGAAGCGTTTCCCGAAAGGATCTACCGTCACGCTGGGCGCGCCCGACGGGGCCACCGATTTCCTGGTGATCGTGCAGCAGACGTCGACCATCGATCCGCCGTACGATCTGAAAGAATCCACGCAGTACAAAGCTTTTGAAGCCGAACTGATCGGGGAGGGCATCAGCAAAAAAATCTTCAGTGACAACGAACGGGCGATTTACAACCGGGCCTCCGGCGATACGCTGGCGTGGCACATCAACGTGGGCGTCGCCGACATCTACTCGCTGGAGGTGAAGTACCACAATCCGCACGAAGCCACAGGAACGGGACGGCTGGAAGTCCGTTCCGCCGACGGCTCCCTGATGAAAGCAGAAGACGTGGAGTTTACCGAAACGCGGCCCGGCAAGTGGAACTACATCAACACCACGACGGGCAGCATGATCAACGCGGGCGACTACACCGTCCTTCTCATCTCGACCACTGCAGCGGGCGTGCTCGTCGATGCGCTGTCGGTGAAGTAG
- a CDS encoding DUF1080 domain-containing protein, with the protein MPDFLIAPLHKVLLGALLWLPLSTAWAQEEMSPKETEDWSRKPPIVDPYAQQHAPSDAIILFRGKDDLRHWEHLDGSPVTWDVQGEELLVTPKATDIQTKQKFGDCQLHVEWRTPDPKEDFSNNMGNSGVFLMGLYELQIYESYHDENKIYYNGQAGSVYKQHIPLVNASLPPRTWQSYDIVFEAPEFNADKSLKTPAYLTVFQNSVLILNHVALKGPMKYQGLPEYEYHASKLPLRLQEHNSRVGYRNLWIREL; encoded by the coding sequence ATGCCTGATTTTCTCATCGCTCCGCTGCATAAAGTCCTTCTCGGTGCGCTCCTGTGGCTCCCCCTTTCTACGGCCTGGGCGCAGGAAGAAATGTCCCCCAAAGAGACTGAAGACTGGTCGCGGAAGCCGCCGATCGTTGATCCCTACGCGCAGCAGCACGCCCCTTCGGATGCCATCATCTTATTTCGGGGGAAGGACGATCTCCGGCACTGGGAGCACCTGGACGGTAGCCCCGTGACCTGGGACGTGCAAGGAGAGGAGTTGCTCGTGACGCCGAAAGCCACCGATATCCAGACGAAACAGAAATTCGGCGATTGCCAGTTGCACGTGGAATGGCGCACACCCGATCCGAAGGAGGATTTTAGCAACAACATGGGCAACAGCGGCGTGTTTCTGATGGGCCTCTACGAACTACAGATTTACGAGTCGTATCACGATGAGAATAAAATTTACTACAACGGGCAGGCGGGCAGTGTGTACAAGCAGCACATTCCGCTGGTGAACGCGTCGCTGCCGCCCCGCACGTGGCAGAGCTACGACATCGTGTTTGAAGCGCCGGAATTCAACGCTGATAAGTCCCTTAAGACTCCCGCGTACCTAACGGTATTCCAGAACAGCGTGCTCATCCTGAACCATGTCGCCCTGAAAGGTCCGATGAAGTACCAGGGCCTTCCCGAATACGAGTACCACGCGTCCAAATTACCGTTACGTTTGCAGGAGCACAACAGCCGGGTCGGGTACCGCAACCTTTGGATTCGGGAATTGTAA
- a CDS encoding HNH endonuclease translates to MSSNYDAKRKRIFDIYSHDLKKYLQANRKQVFTSDGEVIDQPLYVCPLCLTFFPENAILGPEPFLTLEHVPPKSVGGKSKILTCKNCNNIAGAKLDKTLLHHLQTQPFLTKMPGAAIDAVFKFEENKVFKGTLANQDDKGFLITINPQAFPHFDQKMRKVFSGGKVDVSFQVPSESAKNQAYLRIAFLECFSLFGYDFLFNKNTEELCKQLVYGTESILPYSTYGRIKPSVPLKDELISLHVIKEPPELQAYLVVFQIKERRQGNKENIAMIIPGPGEQAWANYLHYGAFSEYGGDLNIKKIENFTGVADCQHFGYQKLWDVFLK, encoded by the coding sequence ATGTCCAGCAATTACGATGCAAAGCGGAAAAGAATCTTTGACATCTATTCACACGATTTAAAGAAGTATCTCCAAGCTAATCGAAAACAAGTGTTCACCTCAGATGGTGAGGTAATTGACCAACCACTCTATGTATGTCCATTATGCCTTACCTTCTTTCCTGAGAATGCTATTCTTGGGCCAGAGCCATTTCTTACACTGGAGCACGTTCCGCCTAAAAGTGTTGGGGGAAAATCAAAAATTCTGACTTGTAAGAACTGTAATAATATAGCAGGAGCTAAGTTGGACAAAACCCTATTGCACCATCTCCAAACTCAGCCATTTTTAACAAAGATGCCTGGGGCTGCAATTGATGCTGTTTTCAAGTTTGAAGAGAATAAGGTATTTAAGGGGACATTAGCCAATCAAGATGACAAGGGTTTTCTTATAACGATCAACCCTCAGGCTTTCCCTCATTTTGATCAGAAAATGAGGAAGGTCTTTTCAGGAGGGAAAGTAGATGTATCATTCCAAGTACCAAGTGAATCTGCAAAGAATCAAGCTTACCTAAGAATCGCGTTCCTAGAATGCTTTTCACTCTTTGGTTATGATTTTCTATTTAATAAAAACACGGAAGAACTATGCAAGCAACTCGTTTATGGAACAGAGTCTATACTTCCTTACTCTACTTATGGGCGCATAAAGCCCTCCGTCCCACTAAAGGATGAGTTGATTAGCTTGCATGTGATTAAAGAACCGCCAGAATTGCAAGCATATTTAGTAGTCTTCCAAATCAAAGAAAGACGTCAAGGAAATAAAGAAAACATAGCCATGATTATTCCTGGTCCAGGTGAGCAAGCATGGGCTAATTATTTGCACTATGGTGCATTTTCAGAATACGGAGGTGATCTTAATATAAAAAAGATAGAGAATTTCACTGGTGTTGCAGATTGCCAACATTTCGGCTACCAGAAGCTTTGGGATGTATTCCTCAAGTAG